The Carassius gibelio isolate Cgi1373 ecotype wild population from Czech Republic chromosome B5, carGib1.2-hapl.c, whole genome shotgun sequence genome segment TGGGTTTAATCCACaaagtaaaatttaaatgtttattagtagtacaaaagttaaaattttgaaatttcactttattttatgtgGATCTATACTGTAGTGAGTCCTGCAAACGGTTCTAGTGATGCAAAGCTTCATTCTCGCACAAAAGCCCAGTTTCACAGACAGATTACCAGGAATAGGCCTTACTTAAATTAGGGTATagacagaggtgggtagagtacccaaaaactgtactcaagtaaaagtcaaagtactagtcttgaatagttacttgagtaagagtatcggataaaaaatctactcaagtggttagttactagttactttgggtcatatatactgagcctatttttattaagatatatagataaaatgtatgtaatgtatgtgtgtctgtgtataaatgtatatatttcatcagcctttactccaatttatgtaatttattataaaaccctgtctgtttacttaagtaacagatatgtGTGTCAtggcataacatatttttaatacgcctgactttatattaaatgtgaatttaacattaaaagttaatgtgatataaatattgctactaatctttcattgttcagaaagagagcaaataacatttacattattaaagatcattttcactgacagtctagatttcaatcactctcagaaactcccattaaaatcactgaaactgttaacacggtgaaatcaatatcttaattatagattcatacacacatctgcactttgttgtttctgatgagagaattctcCAGAAAGCGGTCTACAATCAGTGAGCGTGTGAAGGAAGCACcgacatttcagcgatgactcatctgaacacctctgattggccattgcattcaaaagctcaacagaatcgtgtgtgattggttaatgtgcagcgctgtaaaaatgcgtctatctctggctcagcaccagcaagcgatcacagatctgaatttagcagctgatgatatgacttgctgaacgtactcgcaccggtgtgattgtattacaatgaataaaatcttaatcagctattttttgtcttttggaagctgcattcaacttgactcccctctgtcaTAAGCCatacacgtacaacaaactaatgtcacagtggtatcttgtactgtaatcgaatgtggcccaagttattacctgttaaacagtagacagcacacgcggtgttcatctaataaggatctccatcgcaagcaaataatagcttttgcagatttgctttcaattcagtgcagttccatagccacgttttcaacgctgctgatcttaaacgttacaactctgagtgaactgcttcagacgctcagcgcgtgcggcagggaactgaacgactcattcaaactgattcatgaaccaattcactcgtttgccaactggtttgagcaagcctttgaacagaattgactcaaaagaatgaatcattcacgAATGGGCATCACTCATttcccagagaaaagtagactgcgcgtttggaataaactgaagcatttacaacatttattgcattaagataaagtaacgagaggagcgtcacCCACAGTAACAGAAGTAAAAgcacagatttttcccaaaaaaatttactcaagcaAGAGTATAAagtctttaaatatactccaaaaagtattagttacccccaaaaattactcaagtaaatgtaacgaagtaaatgtaactcgttactacccacctctgggtATAGAAACAGCTTCTATTAAAatgccttagaaaaaaacattactggtttgcattttgagacaaaacaatggcactgacatgttttaCAAATCCTTCAGTGCAAGTTATCTTCAGTTAGGACGACTCTAAGTTGCATTTTGCACATGTAAATACAAAGGATTTAGCATAGTGAATGATTGCCTGTATATGTTCCAACTCATATCATACCCACAAGTCAAACATTTAAACCTTTCCACTTCGAACTATTctttctttatattattttaaagtagtgTTTAGCCCCAGCCAACCACCCCACATCAGCTACTACTCACTGGATACTTATCAATACAATAAACCTACTACTACTTGAACTTCAAGACAATAATTCAGATTAAAATGACTGAATTcaacttttatttagttaaatttcACATAACTCTAAGTCAAACCTCAAAACCTCAAAAGTCCTGTtatactaaatgtaaaaaaaaatatatatatataaactctcaCCATGCTTCCTTTCACAAACATGGATTTCAACTTTTGTTAGACCAATGCTTTCAGCATGTGGCCTTGCACTGGTTTAACGGTTTAagttattttgtttctttaagtGCTGCTGTGGCTTTAACTTTAACAAAACTTGCCATGCCAGATAGTTGCATCTTTACAGTATTATCTGCACTGCAATTTCTTTTTGAAAGCTGTAATGCgattataaacataaaattttactGTCTTCCAATCGCGGTTCCTCAGAGCTTGTGGTTCAGCTTTCAAACATTTCTCACAGTCACTCTTTGCTGGTACAGTGCCAGATATGATGAATGACTTCAGGTGCCTTTCCACCGCCTGCACCTCTGCCTGCTGCCAGGGAGCTTTCGTCTGGCTACTTTTACCTTAAAGTGATCAGAAAATAAGAAATGATTAAGAGTGTATGCTGGAATTCAAAACTAAAGTTCTGAATCCTGAATTCATTCAAGGATTCGATCTCTCTCTAAACCCTCCTTTATCGAAGCTCGactctgttctgattggtcagatgtcCCAGTCTGTTGTCGGTTCTAACGTTGTTTGAGAGTAGGTAAAATTACACATTCGCACACAGCCAATGAAAACCAGAGGCTGGGCTTTTGTTACAAACCTGTGTAGGTTCATGCAGGAAGCAAGTCTGGAATTACGCAGGACTCGTTTCTTCCTTTTGGGAGACTAATTTAATTTGTCCTGAACTTTGACCTTTTTACATTTGATCTTTTATATTACACACTACATAAAAAGGTCATACCTGAGTAAGCATAAAAGGGGTACTTTAACTAGAATTAGGTCAGAAATTTGTGATATAACCCGGTGTCTGTAGTCATTTTTTGAATTGTCGAGAGAGAGATTGATATTCTTGCCAGATACGGTGCATTTATGAATTTCAGAAGGATCTATGACCCTCTCTAGAGAcaatatgcaatgcatttttttttttttattttttttttttttacttaagtagatttacttaatttccaaatgtgttacatttacttgaaaaatgattgtgcaaaaacttgccaaataaaaattaagtaaatttacctCTTGTTTTTTTTCAGCGTAGGGTAACTGGTGGCTTTTAAATGACAGAGGCATGAATTTAGAATTTCTCAGGGATAAAATGACAAACAGATATAAGCTTAGTGATTAAAATGAGCATTCTTTTTTACCATGTGGCTGCTACTGCAACGTTTAGACAATTCTAGTTGAATTTAATCCTACAGAAAACAACAGACGTACCAAAGAGAAATGTGTAAAGAGTTCACCTTTGCAAGGTGGTCTCATAGCACTGGCTCCTGAAGACATCGGCACTTCTGATGATGGTTTGCCTCTCTTGTGTGACATATTCCTCTCGGTAGCAGGAAGTGCCACCTCGGCTGAAGCTTTGATGGAAAATAATCAAAGTTCAACATTTTCAGAAAgagaagtaatatatatatatatatatatatatatatatatataaaataaatagtagtAAATGTGCTATAAAATTCTGACAATGCACAAGTGATGGGTGTTATTGTCCAACTCATGATTTTAATCATGATTATACAGTAGATACCGTAAGTGAAATTAACGCTAAAGTGTGCAGTTGTTTTAATCATTGCAAGTATAGCTGAACTACAATCTACATCATgtcttttcaagaaacattttagaaaaaataagctCAAACTCTTTAAACAGAGTACTTCGTTTTATTTTAGTCAAAAAGGAATCATGTCACAATTCGTTTTGTGCCTCGACCCACCCAACAGAAGAGAGTGGATCAGCTagctttacataataaatgtaactttCTCTTATGAACCCTTAATTTTATAGTATTAAGTTcctcaaaaacaaaaagtttacaataaaacatgttgataataaaatagataaatttATATTCATACTTAATCATATGTAATAAAATGATAATGTTGAAGAATAGCTTTTGACAGTagttttgacaaaaaataaatacttgtttAGTGTACTGAATCATCTTCTGCGCTGGAACAATGTGTTTGCCCATCAGTTTTTCACAAGTCACTTGACTGATAACAATCAATAACTACAaaatgtaatggtgtattttGACAGTAATACAAACCGTCAACAGTAGATGAACAGTGTCCCTCTTGTATGCTCCTGTCTTCCTCATCACAGTCATTAACTTGTTCTTCCTCATCACAGTCAACTACTTTTTCTGTGGAAGTACAAAATACAGCTTtactatggagccagaagagtctcaataaagataaatgcacacaatacagtcacatatgcacacataggattcatacatgcacacacataattcataaatacacacacaggatacacaaatgcacacaaaattcacaaatgcacacacaaaatttaaaaagcacagaagattcacaaatgcatacaaaattcagaaatgcacacaaaattcagaaatacacacacaatttagaaatgcaaacaacatttacaaatgcactcaagattcacaaatgcacaggacaagattcagaaatgtatttctgatgcacacacacatatatcttgatttacaaactgcttgcggtctgtgaacttcactgcatttttttaaacagggaatgatctgcaaccaatcagatatctcccttgttttagccaatcacaagaatgcaccccacgtgggggattgtttacttataagccaatcagcgaacgactcactttcctcacgcagcgaacaactcacttacctcacacagccggcgactcactttgcgcagccagcgacccactttgcgcagcgaacgactcactatcctcatgagtcacgcagcgaacgactcactttcctcacccagcgagcgactcactttcctcagcgaacgattcactttcctcacgagtcacgcagcgaacgactcactttcctcacccagcgagcgactcactttcctcagcgaacgattcactttcctcaagcagcgaagttgagcgaacgattcactttcctcacgcggcgatcaactcactttcctaagcgaacgacagccggagacccacttttcgcagccagagagccactttcctctcgcagcggaccactgactctctcttcatgtagggactgaatattataattaaagtgacttctatattgcatccaaaagaatatttagatatatttaaatattcaaaaaggtttaaacatttttttttttttactttcattaaaatatttcaataaaatgaaataattgcctattgcaaatttatgaatccatggttaactttttttctgcagtcactgggctatatgtattgagacatttttaaatttatatttagtaaaaaaataataaaaaataaacctgaattgtaatctaaacatctgtattttcatacaatttaatacaattgctgtgtgaacacgttcatgtgattggcttataagtaaacaatcccccacattcttgtgattggctaaaagaagggagacatctgattggttgctgatcattccctgtttaaaaaaaagcatttgtgtgttgagccaagtcaggggagtctcaaaattcacacacaaatgcagtgaagttcacagaccgcaagcagtttgtgaatcaagatatatgtgtgtgtgcatcagaaatacatttctgaatcttgtcctgtgcatttgtgaatcttgtcctgtgcatttgtgaatcttgagtgcatttgtaaatgttgtttgcatttctgaattgtgtgtgtatttctgatttttgtgtgcatttctgaattttgtatgcatttgtgaatcttctgtgctttttaaattttgtgtgtgcatttgtgaattttgtgcgcatttgtgcatcttgtgtgtgtatttatgaatcatgtgtgtgcatctatgaatcctgtgtgtgcatatgtgaatgtagtgtgtgcatttatctttattgagactcttctggctccatacttTACAGTGGTATATAATGGTTTGCAAACTTGGTATAGGAAtagatggttaaaaaaaaatctattaaattaaCAAACCATCAGGATCTATCCCAATTTCATCCAAGTTCTTGCCATGGAACTCAGCTAATCTTCCTTGCTCAAGAGCCATTAAAACTTTGCTGATCTTGGCTAGTTGCAGGGTCTTCTCAGGGAGTCGATAGAACTCACGATGGATTCTGATGTCGTGCCCGAGAAAGTTTGCCAGCTGGTCCATCTCGGTGTCGGTCATGTTCAGCACTGTTGAAAGGGTCGCGGCATGCTTACGCAGCCTGGTAGATGTCAGTGCCTTGGGACACTTTGCACCACAAGCCTTTGCAAAGCCACGGAGGCAGTCTGACCCTCGGAAATGTGTCATGGCTTCTGGTCTAGCAAACATATAGGCATTGTCTTTTAAAACCCCACACGCCTCTCTCTGCTTAACAAGGAGTTCTAAGGAACACAGCATTTTTGGAGTCAGAAGGACTGGAACTGGCCGACCACGCTTTCCCCTGGTGATAACCCTTGTGAAGTGTCTGCAGAGTTTCTTCTCCACTTCGGAGAGAGCCCAGTCCACATCCTCATGTGGATCAGAAGTGTCTCTtgataaaaacacagacaaaggCATGCTCGCCACCTCTCCTTCTCTCCGCCGATTAAAGAGAATCATCTGAGCTAGACACACCTTGGCCAGCTCCATCCAGGCTTTAGTAGATGGACTTTCAGAGAGCAGGTTGAACCACTCATCTTGCACTTGACTGAGAAAAGTATGCAGTTTTGTACATCTTCAGTAAAGGGCATGAGCGTGGGCACATTCCACTTTGCTTCCCTGATATTCCTCAATGCTGTAGCAGAAATCATCTCGTTCCACTTATTCGCATGGACTTCTTGAAACTCACTGGCATTCTTCACAAGCTGTTTGTCATTGGAGATTAAGCCCTGAGCTTTCAAGAGTTTGCATACTTTAACCAGGGAATTCCCAAGCTTGTTAGCAAGAGATGGAATCAAGAATTTGTCGGTTTCACTGTCATACCCACATGTATACTTAACAGCTTTGACGGTCTCCATGTACTTCTTTGGATTTACACAATCTTCCAGTGTTTTTAAGGAGGTGACTTTCCTGGCATTGTGAATCAATCTTCCCAGTTCTCGCATCTTCTCCCGCACACA includes the following:
- the LOC127957642 gene encoding uncharacterized protein LOC127957642, translated to MILFNRRREGEVASMPLSVFLSRDTSDPHEDVDWALSEVEKKLCRHFTRVITRGKRGRPVPVLLTPKMLCSLELLVKQREACGVLKDNAYMFARPEAMTHFRGSDCLRGFAKACGAKCPKALTSTRLRKHAATLSTVLNMTDTEMDQLANFLGHDIRIHREFYRLPEKTLQLAKISKVLMALEQGRLAEFHGKNLDEIGIDPDEKVVDCDEEEQVNDCDEEDRSIQEGHCSSTVDASAEVALPATERNMSHKRGKPSSEVPMSSGASAMRPPCKGELFTHFSLV